The Kroppenstedtia pulmonis genome has a segment encoding these proteins:
- a CDS encoding methionine ABC transporter ATP-binding protein, translating to MIQLTDVSKSFTTKKGIVNALQHVSLEVKKGEIFGVIGYSGAGKSTLIRCVNLLERPTAGRVSVNGIDLTSLSPQKLKESRKRIGMIFQGFNLLKTATVRDNIAIPLRLAGHTRTEVQRRVHTYLDIVGLMERQDAYPTQLSGGQKQRVAIARALAYEPEVLLSDEATSALDPDTTDSILNLLLKINKELGLTILLITHEMHVIQKVCDRVAVMEKGEVVESGDVLEVFTKARHKTTQKFVNSLFPVELPPDLVNKLKQSGTIVDLSFVGNQSGEPVLARVAKEFDVYPNILSGHITQLKQHPYGQLIVHLKGSESETESAVSFLKQQGVQVKGVTKRECNQWVS from the coding sequence ATGATCCAGTTGACTGACGTTTCCAAGTCTTTCACCACAAAGAAGGGAATCGTAAACGCACTCCAACACGTTTCCCTGGAAGTAAAAAAAGGGGAGATCTTCGGAGTTATCGGCTACAGCGGAGCTGGAAAAAGCACACTGATTCGTTGTGTCAACCTGCTTGAACGACCAACAGCAGGCCGTGTATCCGTAAACGGTATCGATCTGACCTCACTGTCTCCACAGAAACTGAAAGAATCCCGAAAACGGATCGGTATGATTTTTCAGGGCTTCAACTTGTTGAAAACAGCAACAGTCCGGGACAATATCGCCATTCCCCTGCGTCTTGCAGGACACACCCGGACCGAAGTACAACGACGGGTTCATACTTACCTGGATATTGTAGGACTGATGGAACGGCAAGATGCCTACCCTACCCAACTCTCTGGAGGACAAAAACAACGGGTAGCCATCGCCAGAGCTTTGGCCTATGAACCGGAAGTGCTTTTAAGCGATGAAGCAACCAGTGCTCTGGATCCGGATACCACGGATTCCATCCTGAATCTGTTGCTGAAAATTAACAAGGAATTGGGCCTGACCATTCTCCTCATCACCCATGAAATGCATGTGATCCAAAAAGTATGTGATCGTGTAGCCGTTATGGAAAAAGGGGAAGTCGTAGAATCCGGTGATGTGCTTGAAGTATTTACAAAAGCCCGGCACAAAACCACTCAGAAATTCGTCAACAGTCTGTTTCCCGTCGAGTTGCCACCGGATCTTGTTAATAAATTGAAACAATCCGGTACTATCGTGGATTTATCCTTTGTCGGCAATCAATCCGGAGAGCCCGTTTTAGCCAGAGTCGCCAAAGAGTTTGATGTGTATCCCAATATCTTGTCCGGACACATCACTCAGCTGAAACAACATCCCTATGGACAGCTGATTGTCCATTTGAAAGGAAGCGAGTCCGAAACAGAGAGTGCCGTCTCCTTTCTGAAGCAACAAGGAGTTCAGGTGAAAGGAGTGACCAAACGTGAATGTAATCAATGGGTTTCTTGA